From the genome of Alphaproteobacteria bacterium, one region includes:
- a CDS encoding phosphoribosyl-ATP diphosphatase codes for MAEKPNAEIVDALFAVIESRRGGDPDSSYTAQLLARGTGKISEKVGEEAVETVVAALSEGPEALAAESADLIYHLCVLWADAGIRPEDVWAKLAERQGMSGLDEKANRQS; via the coding sequence ATGGCCGAAAAACCGAATGCGGAAATCGTCGACGCGCTCTTTGCGGTGATCGAATCGAGGCGCGGCGGCGACCCGGACTCGTCCTATACCGCGCAACTCCTTGCGCGCGGCACGGGCAAGATCTCGGAAAAGGTCGGGGAAGAAGCGGTCGAGACCGTTGTTGCGGCGTTGAGCGAGGGGCCGGAAGCGCTGGCGGCCGAGAGCGCCGACCTGATCTATCATCTCTGTGTGCTCTGGGCCGACGCCGGCATCCGGCCCGAGGATGTCTGGGCAAAGCTGGCCGAACGCCAGGGCATGTCCGGGCTGGACGAGAAAGCCAACCGGCAGAGCTGA
- the hisF gene encoding imidazole glycerol phosphate synthase subunit HisF, translating into MLKVRVIPCLDVKDGRVVKGVNFVGLRDAGDPVEQAQIYDRAGADELCFLDITASHEDRAIIFDVVARTAEACFMPLTVGGGVRTVEDIRKLLLAGADKVSINTAAVNDPDFVRAAAEKFGTQCIVVAIDAKAVESEGVAGNWEVFTHGGRNPTGLDAVEWAQKMEAYGAGEILLTSMDRDGTKAGFDVALTRAIADAISIPVIASGGVGTLDHLVEGARDGHASAVLAASIFHFGEHSLGEAKAHMAAAGVPVRPVLAEDGKEGI; encoded by the coding sequence ATGCTCAAGGTGCGTGTCATTCCCTGTCTCGACGTAAAGGACGGACGTGTCGTGAAGGGCGTCAACTTCGTCGGCTTGCGCGACGCGGGTGACCCGGTCGAGCAGGCGCAGATCTATGATCGCGCCGGGGCCGACGAATTGTGTTTCCTCGATATCACCGCGAGCCATGAGGACCGCGCCATCATCTTCGACGTGGTCGCACGGACGGCCGAGGCCTGCTTCATGCCGCTGACGGTCGGCGGCGGCGTGCGCACGGTCGAGGATATCCGCAAGCTTCTGCTCGCCGGGGCCGACAAGGTCTCGATCAATACCGCCGCGGTGAATGACCCCGATTTCGTGCGCGCGGCGGCGGAGAAGTTCGGCACGCAATGCATCGTCGTGGCAATCGATGCCAAGGCGGTGGAATCGGAAGGCGTGGCCGGTAACTGGGAGGTCTTCACCCATGGCGGCCGAAATCCGACGGGTCTCGATGCGGTCGAATGGGCGCAGAAGATGGAGGCCTATGGCGCGGGCGAGATATTGCTCACATCCATGGACCGGGACGGCACCAAGGCGGGCTTCGATGTCGCATTGACCCGCGCGATTGCCGATGCGATTTCCATTCCGGTCATTGCCTCGGGAGGGGTCGGCACGCTGGACCATCTTGTGGAAGGCGCGCGTGACGGTCATGCTTCGGCGGTGCTGGCGGCATCGATATTCCATTTCGGCGAGCACTCCCTTGGCGAGGCGAAGGCGCATATGGCGGCGGCAGGTGTGCCGGTCCGGCCGGTGCTGGCTGAAGACGGGAAGGAAGGCATCTGA
- the hisA gene encoding 1-(5-phosphoribosyl)-5-[(5-phosphoribosylamino)methylideneamino]imidazole-4-carboxamide isomerase has product MILFPAIDLKDGSCVRLLRGDMDAATVFNDSPSDQARAFVDAGADWLHIVDLNGAFDGQSVNGDAVRGILDVTRAAGVRVQLGGGIRTPEHVAVWLADGVDRVILGTAAVKDPTLVIDSCRDHPGRVAVGIDARGGRVAVEGWAETSDLEADELARRFEDAGVAALIYTDIDRDGAMQGPNVDATVALARAVSIPVIASGGVSSLADIEAFLPHAGDGIAGVISGRAIYDGRIDLTAALARLREAA; this is encoded by the coding sequence ATGATTTTGTTTCCTGCGATCGATTTGAAAGACGGGTCCTGCGTGCGGCTGCTGCGTGGCGACATGGACGCGGCCACGGTGTTCAACGACAGCCCGTCCGACCAGGCGCGCGCCTTCGTCGACGCCGGCGCGGACTGGCTGCATATTGTCGACCTTAACGGCGCCTTCGACGGCCAGTCGGTCAATGGTGATGCCGTGCGCGGCATCCTCGATGTCACCCGCGCGGCCGGCGTCCGGGTGCAGCTGGGCGGCGGTATCCGTACGCCAGAACATGTCGCCGTCTGGCTGGCCGACGGTGTGGACCGGGTGATCCTCGGCACCGCGGCGGTCAAGGACCCGACGCTGGTGATCGATTCCTGCCGTGATCATCCGGGCCGGGTCGCGGTGGGCATCGACGCGCGCGGCGGCCGGGTCGCGGTCGAGGGCTGGGCCGAGACCTCGGACCTGGAAGCGGACGAACTCGCGCGCCGGTTCGAAGATGCGGGCGTGGCGGCGCTGATCTATACGGACATCGACCGCGACGGGGCGATGCAGGGCCCGAATGTGGACGCAACGGTGGCGCTTGCGCGGGCCGTCTCGATCCCGGTCATCGCCTCGGGCGGGGTGTCGTCGCTCGCCGATATCGAGGCTTTCCTGCCCCATGCGGGCGACGGAATCGCCGGGGTCATTTCGGGCCGCGCAATCTATGACGGGCGGATCGACCTGACCGCTGCGCTGGCCCGCTTGCGGGAGGCCGCGTGA
- a CDS encoding GNAT family N-acetyltransferase, protein MTDTAVERLSELRGNDLADLCDAAEAAIMGGGGFGWLTPPRRDVMEAYWRGNLLVPGRTVFVGRLDGVIAGAAQLNRPRASSESQSFAVNVSTFFVAPWARGHGLAPGILVACEELARREAYTVLNLDVRATQDRAIQVFEESGYVRWGTHPKYVRVAGEYIEGYFYTKNL, encoded by the coding sequence ATGACGGACACCGCGGTCGAACGACTCTCGGAGTTGCGGGGCAACGATCTGGCGGATCTGTGTGACGCGGCGGAGGCCGCGATCATGGGCGGCGGCGGCTTTGGCTGGCTGACGCCGCCGCGGCGCGACGTGATGGAGGCCTATTGGCGCGGCAACCTTCTGGTACCGGGGCGCACGGTTTTTGTCGGCCGGCTCGACGGGGTGATCGCCGGGGCCGCACAGCTCAACCGGCCGCGCGCGAGCAGCGAATCCCAGTCCTTCGCCGTTAATGTATCGACCTTCTTCGTCGCGCCCTGGGCGCGCGGTCACGGCCTGGCGCCGGGCATTCTCGTCGCCTGCGAGGAGCTGGCCCGGCGCGAGGCCTATACGGTCCTCAATCTGGATGTCCGCGCGACCCAGGACCGCGCGATCCAGGTCTTCGAGGAAAGCGGCTATGTGCGCTGGGGCACCCACCCCAAATATGTGCGGGTCGCGGGCGAGTATATTGAAGGCTATTTCTACACCAAGAATCTCTGA
- the hisH gene encoding imidazole glycerol phosphate synthase subunit HisH has translation METVAIIDYGSGNLRSAAKAFERAAAEAGLAREIVVTENADIVAGADRVVLPGVGAFRDCRDGLAARDGLLDAIHAAVRTRAQPFLGICVGMQLMATRGLEHGEAPGFGWIPGEVVPIAPSDAALKIPHMGWNELAIAAPDHPLFSAFGGGSPHAYFVHSYQLAAENAGDLLATVDYGGTITAAVGRDNMVGTQFHPEKSQQTGLALIDAFLRWTP, from the coding sequence ATGGAGACCGTTGCCATCATCGACTACGGCTCGGGCAATCTGCGCTCGGCGGCCAAGGCGTTCGAGCGCGCGGCCGCCGAGGCCGGCCTGGCCCGGGAGATCGTCGTCACGGAGAATGCCGACATCGTGGCCGGGGCCGACCGTGTGGTGCTGCCCGGCGTCGGCGCGTTTCGCGATTGCCGCGACGGGTTGGCAGCGCGCGATGGCCTGCTCGACGCGATTCATGCGGCGGTGCGTACGCGCGCGCAGCCGTTTCTGGGGATCTGTGTCGGCATGCAGCTGATGGCCACGCGTGGCCTCGAACATGGCGAGGCACCGGGCTTCGGCTGGATCCCCGGCGAGGTGGTGCCGATCGCGCCGTCGGACGCCGCCCTCAAGATCCCCCACATGGGCTGGAACGAACTCGCCATCGCCGCGCCCGACCATCCGTTGTTTTCGGCATTCGGCGGCGGGAGTCCGCACGCCTATTTCGTGCACAGTTATCAACTGGCGGCGGAGAATGCGGGCGATTTGCTCGCCACGGTTGATTATGGCGGCACGATCACGGCGGCGGTCGGGCGTGACAACATGGTCGGGACGCAATTTCATCCGGAGAAGAGCCAGCAAACGGGTCTGGCGCTGATCGATGCATTCCTGAGGTGGACCCCATGA
- a CDS encoding DUF2628 domain-containing protein, whose amino-acid sequence MGTKIFTVHTNSWSAAPDGDAILIKEGFCWPAFLFGPFWALWHGMWRTAIGLALLSGAVSGIGLVVGLAEAGDLTVSLGLQAAIGLWANDWRRHVLARRSMLERGTVAARRLRDAERRYLRRHMAGVA is encoded by the coding sequence ATGGGCACGAAAATCTTCACGGTGCACACGAACAGCTGGTCGGCCGCACCCGACGGCGACGCGATCCTGATCAAGGAAGGTTTCTGCTGGCCGGCCTTTCTTTTCGGGCCGTTCTGGGCCCTGTGGCACGGCATGTGGCGCACGGCGATCGGGCTGGCGCTACTGTCCGGTGCCGTCAGCGGGATCGGCCTGGTCGTGGGTCTCGCCGAGGCGGGCGACCTTACCGTCTCGCTGGGGCTGCAGGCGGCGATCGGCCTGTGGGCGAATGACTGGCGCCGCCATGTGCTGGCGCGGCGCTCCATGCTGGAGCGCGGGACCGTCGCCGCCCGGCGGCTGCGCGATGCCGAGCGACGATATCTGCGACGCCACATGGCGGGAGTGGCCTAG
- the hisB gene encoding imidazoleglycerol-phosphate dehydratase HisB, with amino-acid sequence MSVQELAERGEGRVANVVRTTKETDISVAVNLDGTGAYDVETGIGFLDHMLEQLSRHSLIDLTVRAKGDLHIDFHHTTEDSGYAVGEAISLALGDRRGIRRYGDALVPMDETLTRVALDASNRPFLVWKVPFTRPKLGDMDTELFQEWYRAFAQSAGLTLHVETLYGENNHHMVESCYKGLARALRIAVEIDPRRADDVPSTKGVLGGSID; translated from the coding sequence ATGAGTGTTCAGGAACTCGCCGAGCGCGGCGAAGGACGTGTAGCCAACGTCGTGCGCACGACGAAGGAAACCGACATCTCCGTCGCGGTCAATCTCGACGGCACCGGCGCCTATGACGTGGAAACGGGCATCGGATTTCTCGACCACATGCTCGAACAGCTCTCGCGCCACAGCCTGATCGACCTGACGGTGCGCGCGAAGGGCGACCTGCACATCGATTTCCACCACACGACCGAGGATTCCGGCTATGCCGTCGGCGAGGCGATCAGCCTGGCGCTGGGCGACCGCCGGGGCATCCGCCGCTACGGCGATGCGCTGGTGCCGATGGACGAGACCCTGACCCGGGTCGCGCTCGATGCGTCGAACCGCCCCTTCCTGGTGTGGAAGGTCCCGTTCACGCGCCCGAAGCTGGGCGATATGGACACCGAGCTGTTCCAGGAATGGTACCGGGCCTTCGCCCAGTCGGCCGGGCTGACCCTGCATGTCGAGACGCTGTATGGCGAGAACAACCATCACATGGTGGAGTCCTGCTACAAGGGTCTCGCCCGCGCCCTGCGCATCGCCGTGGAGATCGATCCGCGCCGCGCCGACGATGTGCCGTCGACCAAGGGTGTGCTGGGCGGCTCGATCGACTAG
- a CDS encoding cyclic nucleotide-binding domain-containing protein, whose translation MNTLPGRTRVFTDQDFLLRAGENPDTGFVIVTGRVELRNAAGTLLGDARQGDVIGAASLLFGGRQDLSAIAAGPVEAAMVDRGTVAAQLARNPELVRRAATQLLAGLDLVPAAESGADTRVDIFAEADTSPDSRDESADDSNVVPITGKRTRRPAAHPGEVAALGSWSAIWLKPASDATRSGMPRRGVKIKETPFGVGRKPKRGEQIPRTDIVLQFSDARPYNLSRLHFMIELGRPGLMIRDAGSQLGTLVNGERIGLDEPRNAVPLHIGENEIEAGGYNTPFQFIIDIRP comes from the coding sequence ATGAACACTTTGCCCGGACGCACCCGCGTCTTTACAGATCAGGATTTCCTGCTCCGTGCCGGCGAGAACCCGGACACGGGCTTCGTGATCGTGACCGGGCGGGTCGAGCTGCGCAATGCCGCCGGCACCCTGCTGGGCGACGCGCGCCAGGGCGATGTCATCGGCGCGGCGAGCCTTTTGTTCGGCGGGCGCCAGGATCTGAGCGCCATTGCCGCCGGGCCTGTCGAGGCGGCAATGGTCGACCGGGGCACCGTGGCGGCGCAACTGGCGCGAAATCCCGAGCTGGTCCGCCGCGCGGCCACGCAGCTGCTGGCGGGCCTGGACCTGGTGCCGGCCGCGGAATCGGGTGCGGACACGCGCGTCGATATCTTCGCCGAGGCCGATACCAGCCCTGATTCGAGGGATGAATCCGCCGACGATTCAAACGTCGTCCCGATCACCGGGAAACGCACACGCCGGCCCGCCGCCCATCCGGGCGAGGTCGCCGCGCTGGGCAGCTGGTCCGCGATCTGGCTCAAACCCGCCAGCGACGCGACACGCAGCGGCATGCCCCGGCGCGGCGTCAAGATCAAGGAGACGCCTTTCGGTGTCGGGCGCAAGCCGAAGCGCGGCGAGCAGATCCCGCGCACCGATATCGTCCTGCAGTTTTCCGACGCGCGGCCCTACAATCTCTCGCGGCTCCATTTCATGATCGAACTCGGGCGGCCCGGCCTGATGATCCGCGATGCCGGCAGCCAGCTCGGCACTCTCGTCAACGGCGAGCGGATCGGCCTCGATGAGCCGCGCAACGCCGTGCCCCTTCACATTGGCGAGAACGAGATCGAGGCCGGCGGCTACAACACGCCGTTCCAGTTCATCATCGATATCCGGCCCTGA
- the hslV gene encoding ATP-dependent protease subunit HslV — MNNFQADDRIPSWHGTTILSVRKGNDVVIAGDGQVTLGQTVIKATARKVRPLGDGSVIAGFAGATADAMTLFERLESKLEQHPGQLTRACVELAKDWRTDRYLRRLEAMMAVASKDTSLVLTGTGDVLEPDDGIIAIGSGGNYALAAARALVTRDELTPREVAEQAMAIAADICVYTNTNVTIESL, encoded by the coding sequence ATGAACAATTTCCAAGCCGACGATCGCATCCCGTCCTGGCACGGCACCACGATCCTGTCTGTGCGCAAGGGCAACGACGTGGTGATCGCAGGCGACGGGCAGGTCACCCTGGGCCAGACCGTGATCAAGGCCACCGCGCGCAAGGTCCGCCCGCTGGGCGACGGCAGCGTGATCGCCGGCTTCGCGGGCGCGACCGCCGACGCGATGACCCTGTTCGAACGCCTCGAATCCAAGCTCGAGCAGCATCCCGGCCAGCTCACCCGGGCCTGCGTGGAGCTCGCCAAGGACTGGCGCACCGACCGGTATCTGCGCCGCCTGGAAGCCATGATGGCGGTCGCCAGCAAGGACACGTCGCTCGTGCTGACCGGCACCGGCGACGTGCTGGAGCCCGACGACGGCATCATCGCCATCGGCTCGGGCGGCAACTATGCGCTGGCCGCGGCCCGCGCGCTTGTCACCCGCGATGAGCTCACCCCGCGCGAGGTTGCCGAGCAGGCAATGGCCATCGCGGCGGACATCTGCGTCTACACCAACACCAATGTGACGATCGAAAGCCTATGA
- the hslU gene encoding ATP-dependent protease ATPase subunit HslU, protein MSNFSPREIVSELDRFIIGQNDAKRAVAIALRNRWRRQQLTGDMREEVLPKNILMIGPTGVGKTEISRRLARLANAPFIKIEATKFTEVGYVGRDVESIIRDLVEQSILMTRETRRKEVVAQAEFNAEARVLDALVGENAGESTRASFREKLRAGELDDKEIEVQVADSGAGGMPTMDIPGMPGGQMGMINLNDMLGKAFGQQTKPRRMTVAESYEVLIADEADKLLDDEKLVREALKSVEDDGIVFLDEIDKITARSDRQGADVSREGVQRDLLPLIEGTTVVTKHGAVKTDHILFIASGAFHLAKPSDLLPELQGRLPIRVELRALTQEDFGRILREPENSLIRQYVALMGTEGVTLNFTEGAIDTLAEMSAQINQSVENIGARRLHTVLERLLDEISFSAPDRDGEEIEIDEAMVRDRLEELTKNADLSKFIL, encoded by the coding sequence ATGAGCAATTTTTCCCCGCGCGAGATCGTCTCCGAGCTCGACCGCTTTATCATCGGCCAGAACGACGCCAAGCGCGCCGTCGCCATCGCACTACGCAACCGCTGGCGACGCCAGCAGCTGACCGGCGATATGCGCGAGGAGGTGCTGCCCAAGAACATCCTGATGATCGGCCCCACCGGTGTCGGCAAGACCGAGATTTCCCGCCGCCTGGCGCGGCTCGCCAACGCGCCCTTCATCAAGATCGAGGCGACCAAGTTCACGGAAGTCGGCTATGTCGGCCGCGACGTGGAATCGATCATCCGCGACCTGGTCGAACAATCGATCCTGATGACCCGCGAGACGCGCCGCAAGGAGGTCGTGGCCCAGGCCGAGTTCAACGCCGAGGCGCGTGTTCTTGATGCGCTTGTCGGCGAGAATGCGGGCGAGTCCACCCGCGCCTCGTTCCGCGAGAAACTCCGCGCCGGCGAACTCGACGACAAGGAGATTGAGGTCCAGGTGGCGGATTCCGGCGCCGGCGGCATGCCGACCATGGACATACCCGGTATGCCCGGCGGTCAGATGGGAATGATCAACCTCAACGATATGCTGGGCAAGGCTTTCGGCCAGCAGACCAAACCCCGGCGTATGACCGTCGCGGAGAGCTACGAAGTGCTGATCGCCGACGAGGCCGACAAGCTTCTCGACGACGAAAAACTGGTCCGCGAGGCGCTCAAATCGGTCGAGGATGACGGTATCGTCTTCCTGGATGAGATCGACAAGATCACGGCCCGCTCGGACCGCCAGGGTGCGGATGTCAGCCGCGAGGGCGTACAGCGCGACCTGCTGCCGCTGATCGAGGGCACGACCGTCGTCACCAAACATGGTGCGGTGAAGACCGACCACATCCTGTTCATCGCCTCGGGTGCTTTCCACCTGGCCAAGCCGTCGGACCTGCTGCCCGAGCTCCAGGGCCGGCTCCCGATCCGGGTCGAGTTGCGGGCGCTCACCCAGGAAGACTTCGGCCGCATCCTGCGCGAGCCGGAGAACAGCCTGATCCGGCAATATGTGGCGCTGATGGGCACCGAAGGCGTCACCCTCAACTTCACCGAAGGCGCGATCGACACGCTCGCGGAGATGTCGGCCCAGATCAATCAGTCGGTCGAGAATATCGGTGCGCGCCGCCTGCACACGGTGCTCGAGCGCCTGCTCGACGAGATCAGCTTCTCCGCCCCCGACCGGGACGGCGAGGAGATCGAGATCGACGAGGCGATGGTCAGGGACCGGCTGGAAGAACTCACCAAGAACGCCGATCTGTCGAAGTTCATTCTGTAG
- a CDS encoding cyclase family protein produces MQIPTKIVDLSMALDNETVVDPEIMRPQIQYVSQAENAEAMAGFFPGMKAVDLPDGEGWAWEIVTLTTHNGTHIDAPWHYHSHDKDGNPMKTIDELPLDWFYRPAVKFDFRDMPDGYVVQVSDIEAELKRIDYALQPLDIVLVNTKASEHYGTEKYLSSGIGMGKEATLFLTQDHGVRVTGIDAWGWDAPFSLQQESYARDKDALAVWQGHWAGIEQPYCHMEKLLNLETLPDHGFMVSCMPYKIKGASGGWIRCVAMMFD; encoded by the coding sequence ATGCAGATACCCACCAAGATCGTCGATCTCTCGATGGCACTCGACAATGAGACCGTCGTCGATCCCGAGATCATGCGCCCGCAAATCCAGTATGTGAGCCAGGCGGAGAACGCCGAGGCGATGGCCGGCTTCTTCCCCGGCATGAAGGCGGTCGATCTGCCCGACGGCGAGGGCTGGGCCTGGGAGATCGTCACGCTCACCACCCATAACGGCACCCATATCGACGCGCCGTGGCACTATCATTCCCACGACAAGGACGGGAACCCGATGAAGACCATCGACGAGCTGCCGCTCGACTGGTTCTACCGCCCGGCCGTGAAGTTCGATTTCCGCGACATGCCCGACGGCTATGTCGTCCAGGTGTCCGACATCGAGGCCGAGCTCAAGCGCATCGACTATGCGCTCCAGCCGCTCGACATCGTCCTCGTGAACACCAAGGCATCAGAGCATTACGGCACCGAAAAATACCTCTCCAGCGGCATCGGCATGGGCAAGGAGGCGACATTGTTCCTGACCCAGGATCACGGCGTGCGCGTGACCGGCATCGACGCCTGGGGATGGGACGCACCCTTCTCGCTGCAGCAGGAAAGCTATGCGCGCGACAAGGACGCGCTCGCCGTCTGGCAGGGCCACTGGGCGGGCATCGAGCAGCCCTATTGTCACATGGAGAAGCTGCTCAACCTCGAGACCCTGCCCGATCACGGCTTCATGGTCAGCTGCATGCCATACAAGATCAAGGGCGCGTCCGGCGGCTGGATCCGCTGCGTCGCGATGATGTTCGACTAG
- a CDS encoding helix-turn-helix domain-containing protein: MTPFGSKVRALRGDRGITLKTMASDLEISEAYLSSLEHGHRGRPSEALVVQVCEYFNLIWDDYEEMHRLAALSHPKITVDTSGLSETHTELANTLAEKIRDLSDQDAAAILARLRGDLY, encoded by the coding sequence ATGACGCCGTTCGGCAGCAAGGTGCGGGCCTTGCGTGGAGACAGGGGCATCACCCTGAAGACGATGGCGTCGGATCTGGAGATTTCCGAGGCCTATCTCTCCTCGCTGGAACACGGCCATCGGGGCCGCCCGTCCGAGGCGCTGGTGGTACAGGTCTGCGAGTATTTCAACCTGATCTGGGACGATTATGAGGAAATGCACCGCCTCGCCGCACTGTCCCATCCCAAGATCACGGTCGACACGTCGGGGCTCAGCGAGACCCATACGGAGTTGGCCAACACGCTCGCCGAAAAAATCCGCGACCTGTCGGACCAGGACGCCGCGGCGATCCTGGCCCGGCTGCGGGGCGATTTGTATTAG
- a CDS encoding Smr/MutS family protein has product METSGDRDDDDKDLFRRALADAEPLKRRRSQPVKPAPKPKTPPAKKTVKKKAASVTAPRPVPVAPPRPPRDISAGDTAGMDRRTAERFRRGKLPIEARLDLHGHYQDAAHDALAGFITECAARGRRCVLVITGRGSREGSGVLRERLPQWLNQPPCRAHVLAFTPARPQHGRDGAFYVLLRRKRGDRRGGGA; this is encoded by the coding sequence ATGGAGACATCCGGCGACAGGGATGATGACGACAAGGATTTGTTTCGCCGCGCGCTCGCCGACGCCGAGCCCCTGAAGCGCCGGCGCTCGCAGCCTGTAAAACCCGCGCCGAAACCGAAGACGCCTCCGGCGAAAAAAACCGTGAAGAAAAAGGCAGCGTCCGTCACGGCCCCCCGTCCGGTGCCCGTCGCCCCGCCCAGGCCGCCTCGGGATATTTCCGCCGGCGACACGGCGGGCATGGACCGCCGCACGGCAGAACGGTTCCGCCGGGGCAAGCTGCCCATCGAGGCGCGCCTCGACCTGCACGGTCATTATCAGGATGCGGCCCATGATGCGCTGGCCGGGTTCATCACGGAATGTGCGGCGCGGGGCCGCCGCTGTGTGCTGGTGATCACCGGGCGCGGGTCGCGCGAGGGCTCGGGCGTCTTGCGCGAGCGCCTGCCCCAATGGCTGAACCAGCCGCCGTGTCGCGCGCATGTTCTGGCGTTTACGCCCGCGCGCCCACAGCACGGACGCGACGGGGCGTTTTATGTGCTGCTGCGCCGGAAAAGAGGCGACCGCCGGGGAGGTGGGGCATGA